The following coding sequences lie in one Posidoniimonas polymericola genomic window:
- a CDS encoding recombinase family protein, which yields MTKNYLALARVSSREQEREGFSLEVQEEALTRYANERGGEISKLFRIAETATKPDERRTFKELLEYARQHASDLTAVLFFKVDRAARNLFDYVELERLEIDHGLEVIYVTQPTENTPAGRMMRRTLANMASFYTEQQSLDVKDGLFRRVQTGLFMGKAPYGYRNFRRDGRSLVETDCQRARVVRRAFDLYAYHGHTIDSLVDALDDEGFVYTAKTRRFTRSKLHTLLRDRSYIGEIFYHDQWYPGVQEPLVDRGTFDRVQELLGGQVYRSHELTYAGGLITCGCCGRGITGETITKKSKNGDKQYRYYRCAGYLAKGHPRTRLPESKLDQQMLTLLDRLRIQDEKTRDWFARVLRERTRGQQEESRERLGELNRQLTLVRNQQDQLLNLRLLEEIDPQTFASKSTELRDRAAKLQLQIDAFDRGRAENGQVALQAFELSQTLKEKWLTSDYRAKRRLLEIVCLNFTLVDASLVPEWRKPFDVLAEGPHSENSRADRI from the coding sequence ATGACGAAGAACTATCTGGCCCTCGCTAGGGTCTCCTCGCGAGAGCAGGAGCGCGAAGGATTCTCGCTCGAAGTGCAGGAGGAGGCGCTCACCCGCTACGCCAACGAGCGCGGCGGCGAGATCTCGAAGCTGTTCCGGATCGCCGAGACCGCCACCAAACCGGATGAGCGGCGGACCTTCAAGGAACTCCTCGAGTACGCCCGCCAGCACGCCTCGGACCTCACCGCGGTCCTGTTCTTCAAGGTCGACCGAGCCGCCCGGAACCTATTCGACTACGTCGAGCTTGAGCGGCTGGAGATCGACCATGGCCTGGAGGTGATCTACGTCACCCAGCCCACAGAAAACACGCCCGCCGGTCGGATGATGCGGCGGACGCTGGCCAACATGGCGTCGTTCTACACGGAGCAGCAGTCCCTCGACGTCAAGGACGGCTTGTTCCGCCGCGTGCAAACGGGCTTGTTCATGGGCAAGGCGCCCTACGGCTACCGTAATTTCCGCCGCGACGGCCGCAGCCTGGTCGAGACTGATTGCCAGCGTGCCCGGGTCGTCCGCCGGGCCTTTGACCTCTACGCCTATCACGGCCACACCATTGACTCGCTGGTCGACGCTCTGGATGACGAAGGCTTCGTCTACACCGCGAAGACCAGGCGTTTCACGCGGAGCAAGCTCCACACGCTCCTGCGCGACCGCTCCTACATCGGGGAGATCTTCTACCACGACCAGTGGTACCCGGGCGTCCAGGAGCCGCTGGTCGACCGCGGGACCTTCGACCGCGTTCAAGAGCTGCTCGGCGGGCAGGTGTACCGATCGCACGAGCTTACCTACGCCGGCGGCCTGATTACCTGCGGCTGCTGCGGGCGAGGGATCACGGGTGAGACGATCACCAAGAAGAGCAAGAACGGCGACAAGCAGTACCGCTACTATCGCTGTGCCGGCTACCTCGCCAAGGGACATCCACGCACCCGTTTGCCAGAGTCCAAACTGGACCAGCAGATGCTCACCCTCCTGGATCGACTGCGGATCCAAGACGAGAAGACGCGGGATTGGTTCGCCCGCGTGCTCCGCGAACGGACCAGGGGCCAACAGGAAGAAAGCCGCGAGCGGCTGGGTGAGCTCAATCGCCAGCTCACCCTGGTGCGCAACCAGCAGGACCAGCTTCTCAACCTGCGGCTGCTGGAAGAGATCGACCCGCAAACCTTCGCGTCCAAGAGCACCGAGCTCCGTGACCGAGCCGCCAAGCTCCAGCTACAGATCGACGCGTTTGACCGCGGCAGGGCCGAGAACGGCCAGGTTGCCCTCCAGGCGTTTGAACTTTCGCAAACCCTGAAAGAGAAATGGCTTACGTCCGATTACCGAGCCAAACGACGGTTGCTCGAAATCGTCTGTTTGAACTTCACTCTTGTCGACGCAAGTCTTGTCCCTGAATGGAGAAAGCCCTTCGACGTACTCGCCGAAGGGCCTCATTCTGAAAACAGTCGGGCTGACAGGATTTGA